The proteins below are encoded in one region of Enhydrobacter sp.:
- a CDS encoding HlyD family type I secretion periplasmic adaptor subunit — MTAVSSTLDDSIRRPALIGWSIIALFFGGFGLWSVQAPLNGAVVADGVVKVEGNRKSVQHLDGGIVKALRVKDGDHVETDDVLLVLDDTQARAEYQVLSEQYLVLRATEARLLAELADGDAPAMPQALAERRDDPYVAGIWSGQLRQFESRRAALDGERKVIGEKIRQLRSQIDGGKAQVKAFTEQLDSVRAEAANVAPLVDKMLLPRPRLLQLERTAYGLEGQIADARANIAKFRQAIAEQELQIAQLGNDRMADVTKELHEVQARLLEVIPKRTNAEAVLGRMEIRSPYAGRVVGLNVFSVGGVIQRGEKILDIVPDDDALTIEAQVAVEDISEVHPDMRAELRLTAYQQRLLPLIHGEVVRVSADRLTDPRTNNPYYVVAVRPDKAELTQLPGIHLYPGMPATVTIPTESRTAFDYLVGPLTASFNRAFRQK, encoded by the coding sequence ATGACCGCCGTCTCTTCCACGCTCGACGATTCGATCCGGCGGCCAGCGCTCATCGGCTGGTCGATCATCGCCCTCTTCTTCGGCGGCTTCGGCCTCTGGTCGGTCCAGGCGCCGCTCAACGGCGCGGTGGTCGCCGACGGTGTTGTGAAGGTCGAAGGCAACCGCAAGAGCGTGCAGCATCTCGACGGCGGGATCGTGAAGGCGCTGCGCGTCAAGGACGGCGATCATGTCGAGACGGACGACGTCCTGCTGGTGCTCGACGACACGCAGGCCAGGGCGGAATACCAGGTCCTGTCCGAGCAGTACCTCGTCCTGCGCGCGACCGAGGCGCGGCTGCTCGCGGAGCTCGCCGACGGCGACGCGCCGGCGATGCCGCAAGCGCTCGCCGAACGGCGCGACGATCCCTACGTCGCCGGCATCTGGTCGGGCCAGCTCAGGCAGTTCGAGAGCCGCCGCGCCGCGCTCGACGGCGAGCGCAAGGTGATCGGCGAGAAGATCCGCCAGCTCCGGTCTCAGATCGACGGCGGAAAGGCGCAGGTCAAGGCCTTCACCGAACAGCTCGACTCGGTCAGGGCCGAGGCCGCGAACGTGGCGCCGCTCGTCGACAAGATGCTGCTGCCGCGACCGCGCCTGCTGCAGCTCGAACGCACCGCCTACGGGCTGGAGGGCCAGATCGCCGATGCGCGCGCCAACATCGCCAAGTTCCGCCAGGCCATCGCCGAGCAGGAACTGCAGATCGCGCAGCTCGGCAACGACCGCATGGCCGACGTGACCAAGGAGCTTCACGAGGTGCAGGCCCGCCTGCTCGAGGTCATCCCCAAGCGCACCAACGCCGAGGCGGTGCTCGGCCGCATGGAGATCCGCTCGCCCTATGCCGGCCGCGTGGTGGGGCTCAATGTCTTCTCGGTCGGCGGCGTGATCCAGCGCGGCGAGAAGATCCTCGACATCGTGCCGGACGACGATGCGCTCACCATCGAGGCGCAGGTCGCCGTCGAGGATATCAGCGAGGTCCATCCCGACATGCGCGCGGAGCTGCGGCTCACCGCCTACCAGCAGCGCCTGCTGCCCCTGATCCACGGCGAGGTGGTGCGCGTCTCGGCCGACCGCCTGACCGACCCGCGGACCAACAATCCCTACTACGTCGTCGCCGTGCGGCCGGACAAGGCGGAGCTCACGCAGCTTCCCGGCATCCATCTCTATCCCGGCATGCCGGCCACCGTGACCATCCCCACCGAAAGCCGCACCGCCTTCGACTACCTCGTCGGCCCGCTCACCGCCTCTTTCAACAGGGCGTTCCGGCAGAAGTGA
- a CDS encoding tripartite tricarboxylate transporter substrate binding protein, which produces MIERRLLLTAAAAALGTANLPVCGRAEPAWPSKPLRVIVGFSAGSTPDLIARTIGDPLSQLIGQPVVVEDKPGASGNIAAAMVAEAHDEHTVGAMINLNLTIAHILNPDLVYDPRRDLAPICLVGTTPFVLAISPKWAKQKAGLDQLRAAGSKLNYGSVGIGSMAHLGMELLADKLGIKPTHVPYPGNPKVLAALAANEIDLAFIPAGITMQQVRAGTVGALAIASAKRSELAPGVPTLAELGVPDVEIEGWVAIAASAHMAEAHRKKLETLTLQVLNTPDVRKQLTRQGWDIAAMPSAAFAHRLETETAMLSRIIKAQNIHVN; this is translated from the coding sequence ATGATCGAAAGACGCCTGCTTCTCACCGCGGCCGCGGCCGCCCTCGGCACTGCAAACCTGCCGGTGTGCGGCCGGGCGGAGCCGGCTTGGCCCAGCAAGCCGTTGCGCGTCATCGTCGGCTTCTCGGCCGGCTCGACGCCGGACCTGATCGCCCGCACCATCGGCGATCCGCTCTCGCAGCTCATCGGCCAGCCGGTCGTCGTGGAGGACAAGCCGGGCGCCAGCGGCAACATCGCCGCTGCCATGGTCGCCGAGGCGCACGACGAGCACACGGTGGGCGCGATGATCAACCTCAACCTCACCATCGCGCACATCCTCAACCCCGACCTGGTCTACGATCCGCGCCGCGATCTCGCGCCGATCTGCCTGGTCGGCACCACGCCCTTCGTGCTGGCGATCAGCCCTAAATGGGCCAAGCAGAAGGCCGGCCTCGACCAGCTCCGCGCCGCCGGCAGCAAGCTGAACTACGGCTCGGTCGGCATCGGCTCGATGGCCCATCTCGGCATGGAGCTGCTGGCGGACAAGCTCGGCATCAAGCCGACGCATGTCCCCTATCCCGGCAACCCCAAGGTGCTGGCAGCCCTCGCGGCCAACGAGATCGATCTCGCCTTCATACCGGCGGGCATCACCATGCAACAGGTGCGGGCCGGCACTGTCGGCGCGCTCGCCATCGCCTCGGCCAAGCGCAGCGAGCTCGCACCCGGCGTGCCGACGCTGGCCGAGCTCGGCGTGCCGGACGTCGAGATCGAGGGCTGGGTCGCCATCGCCGCGTCCGCCCATATGGCCGAGGCGCACCGGAAGAAGCTCGAGACCCTGACGCTCCAGGTGCTGAACACGCCGGACGTGCGCAAACAGCTCACCCGGCAGGGATGGGACATCGCCGCCATGCCTTCCGCCGCCTTCGCCCACCGCCTCGAGACCGAGACCGCAATGCTGTCCAGGATCATCAAGGCGCAGAACATCCACGTGAACTAG
- a CDS encoding FkbM family methyltransferase produces MVAFGSALVEAKQALRALCPQPLLNWREARYYGRYGEVELHLLDCLCRPNADAIDVGANDGSYIHYLRRHVPRVIAFEPMPKFVQALRDKFPRGVAVEAVALSDRTGRIELRMPVVDGVAVEGCCTVSDHASATYPGHVGFEVPMDRLDNVYRGDVGFIKIDVEGHEQAVLDGAIETVRRCRPRMLVEVLDRLSPGGIERARAYFDALDYVGYFVHDGFLKPIGQFSIERMQNPADYPDLVAPLTARRRFDRFIYNFIFLPREDAEPVVAALADRLATLREEDASD; encoded by the coding sequence ATGGTGGCTTTCGGTAGTGCTCTTGTCGAAGCGAAGCAGGCATTGCGCGCGCTTTGCCCGCAGCCGCTGCTTAACTGGCGCGAGGCCAGGTACTACGGCCGCTACGGCGAGGTCGAGCTCCATCTTCTCGACTGCCTGTGCCGGCCCAATGCCGACGCGATCGATGTCGGCGCCAATGACGGCAGCTACATCCACTATCTGCGGCGTCATGTCCCGCGCGTCATCGCCTTCGAGCCGATGCCGAAGTTCGTCCAGGCCTTGCGCGACAAGTTTCCGCGCGGCGTCGCGGTCGAGGCCGTGGCGCTCTCCGACCGCACCGGCCGCATCGAGCTCAGGATGCCCGTGGTGGACGGCGTCGCGGTCGAGGGCTGCTGCACCGTGTCGGACCATGCCTCCGCCACCTATCCCGGCCATGTCGGCTTCGAGGTGCCGATGGACCGGCTCGACAATGTCTATCGGGGCGACGTCGGCTTCATCAAGATCGACGTCGAGGGCCACGAGCAGGCCGTGCTCGACGGCGCCATCGAGACGGTGCGGCGCTGCCGGCCGCGTATGCTGGTCGAGGTGCTGGACAGGCTGTCGCCGGGCGGGATCGAACGGGCGCGCGCCTATTTCGACGCGCTCGATTACGTCGGCTACTTCGTCCATGACGGCTTCCTGAAGCCGATCGGGCAATTCTCGATCGAGCGCATGCAGAACCCGGCAGACTATCCCGATCTCGTGGCGCCCTTGACCGCCCGCCGTCGCTTCGACCGCTTCATCTACAACTTCATCTTCCTGCCGCGCGAGGACGCCGAGCCCGTCGTGGCGGCGCTGGCCGACCGTCTGGCGACGCTGCGCGAGGAGGACGCCTCGGACTAG
- a CDS encoding peptidoglycan-binding domain-containing protein, which translates to MPRPDGPSPAVERDRDKKPARRASGAGAVTGLLGIVCALLGVLSAPSLFLPLAVAFSAFALLRSLAVLSVAGTIAATLSCVFTVVGLVLFPWETEDGGRAAAASSAVPAVNAPQGAPVLPAPPAAAPSATTGMLSMPPVEAPSPPPAAAKPETAPPAKPPAAAGPEAAPPAKPPDEAKPGPAPAPAPASSSSSSSSATPSESPPAPRLENALPEPPPPAAAVVPDRPATPPETEQPNEQPQTAKAVAPPPWPESRTEQTKAIQILLRDLDFYHGTTNGTFGPATRAAICLYLVTYDEKGECEPTKALYESLLKRRANANVGTMPR; encoded by the coding sequence GTGCCTCGTCCGGACGGCCCGTCGCCTGCCGTCGAGAGGGATCGCGACAAGAAGCCCGCGCGCAGAGCTTCCGGCGCCGGCGCCGTGACCGGCCTTCTCGGCATCGTCTGCGCGTTGCTCGGTGTCCTTTCCGCGCCGTCGCTGTTCCTGCCGCTGGCCGTCGCCTTTTCCGCCTTCGCCCTCCTGCGCAGCCTCGCAGTGCTGAGCGTCGCCGGCACGATCGCCGCGACCCTGTCCTGCGTTTTCACGGTCGTGGGCCTGGTGCTGTTCCCGTGGGAGACGGAGGACGGGGGAAGGGCGGCAGCGGCTTCGAGTGCGGTTCCAGCGGTGAACGCCCCGCAAGGCGCTCCTGTTCTTCCTGCGCCGCCCGCGGCGGCGCCTTCCGCGACGACCGGTATGCTCTCCATGCCGCCGGTGGAGGCGCCGTCGCCGCCGCCGGCGGCGGCAAAGCCCGAGACGGCCCCTCCGGCCAAGCCGCCGGCGGCGGCCGGGCCCGAGGCGGCGCCTCCGGCCAAGCCGCCGGACGAGGCCAAGCCCGGGCCTGCGCCTGCTCCCGCGCCGGCCTCTTCCTCGTCGTCATCGTCCTCGGCCACGCCGAGTGAAAGCCCGCCGGCGCCCCGGCTCGAGAATGCCCTGCCCGAGCCGCCGCCGCCGGCCGCCGCCGTGGTGCCCGATAGGCCCGCGACGCCCCCCGAGACCGAACAGCCCAACGAGCAGCCCCAGACCGCCAAGGCGGTCGCGCCGCCGCCCTGGCCGGAAAGCCGAACCGAACAGACCAAGGCGATCCAGATCCTGTTGCGCGATCTCGACTTCTACCACGGCACGACCAACGGCACGTTCGGGCCGGCCACGCGGGCGGCGATCTGCCTTTACCTCGTCACCTACGACGAGAAGGGCGAGTGCGAGCCCACCAAGGCGCTGTACGAGTCGCTGCTGAAGCGCCGCGCCAACGCCAACGTCGGGACCATGCCGCGCTGA
- a CDS encoding Ig-like domain-containing protein translates to MSTDLTTIASTDVTGTDTPHLLQESTGPGPAATTTPSASPAAATTDLGAMLSAAIAGGYVAHASGGTFIVTTPIVIHIDSTIQGPLGIDLGGATIISQVTGGAPVIEIDVGPGVDQRYLTLSNFTLQGNGQEGDGIKIVADGNDRWIYNWHIDNVTVNHVGGYGLDVQGSVSEGLVSNSSMNGNGAGGAYFSHSPNGGITSALHWFGGGFEGNGGDGLVLDNGARDMSVDGVDFADNHGVGISAASGITSVTDSTFHDNQGEGIWFQGFGNFNDNTFTSSGSQTLGIKGYLDGNATLVGNTSSYTGAGPDPTALADLQGHGQVFATGDSAALVTGANVGVTTPEDGSPAHVVTSDQGVALPALAPITAATTAPVPDSNGTGPLEGALEAAMAGGYVAHLDAPAYTVDSPIVINVTSADQGTFGIDLGGARILSQVAGGEPVIEIVVAPGVHLSSLTLSNFSIQGNFVEGDGIKIVADGADRGIGTLIVDNVNVEHVGGIGLDVIGNVSHGQIANSWMNGNLQGGARFAGSPAGGVAGDLAWEGGGFRLNGVAGMILDNGTHDMVVKGAYFVDNRGPGIAATSGITLVQESGFENNVDAGAIVNGPANFTDVSFSTWGPQRMSVGGYLSDDKVTLTGVGNEYYGSGADPTVVANFQGSGTVAVSGTGTVVTGPDVAVTGGSPVLDGSLPTDPVTVPEVTAGLANDTGTFATDHVTADATLVGAAEAGAVVHFTVDGNPIAETATADAHGAWSYMPVGLADGVHTIVASETNAAGTGSASLTFTLDTTAPALTGTFAGDGSAPELTGTGDADATVHFTVDGGAIAATAIADSSGAWSFTPTGLADGAHIVVASETDAAGNTGSVSLAFTLQPHPEAPVITGMAPGDGIVTLSGSGVAAGDVVEFYDGNSWIGWTRTDAGGHWSYAASAAPDAQHTFGINEYAANGVLHGANKAILGSTGTDTLAGTTGNDFIHANAGNDTIVGGGGADTLTAGPGKVTFAYHATSDSTPGAADTITDFRSGADKIDFTAIAGIEAAGGVPQFQGDITGSGNLTLNAHSVAYLEAGGNTHVLVNTTNAAQTVTASDMHAADMEITLVGVHLGLTATDFHHS, encoded by the coding sequence ATGAGCACCGATCTCACCACCATCGCCAGCACCGACGTTACCGGCACCGACACGCCGCACCTCCTGCAGGAGTCTACCGGTCCCGGGCCGGCCGCCACGACCACGCCCAGCGCCAGCCCGGCGGCAGCCACGACCGATCTCGGCGCGATGCTGAGCGCCGCCATCGCCGGCGGCTACGTCGCCCATGCCTCCGGCGGCACTTTCATCGTGACCACGCCGATCGTCATCCACATCGACAGCACCATCCAGGGTCCGCTGGGCATCGACCTCGGCGGCGCAACGATCATCTCGCAGGTCACGGGCGGCGCGCCGGTCATCGAGATCGATGTCGGTCCGGGCGTCGATCAGCGCTACCTGACGCTGTCCAATTTCACCCTCCAGGGCAACGGGCAGGAGGGTGACGGCATCAAGATCGTGGCCGACGGCAATGACCGCTGGATCTACAACTGGCATATCGACAACGTCACCGTGAACCATGTCGGCGGCTACGGCCTCGACGTGCAGGGCAGCGTCTCCGAGGGCCTGGTCTCCAACTCCTCCATGAACGGCAATGGGGCCGGCGGCGCCTACTTCTCGCACAGCCCGAACGGCGGCATCACCAGCGCCCTGCACTGGTTCGGCGGCGGCTTCGAGGGCAATGGCGGCGACGGCCTCGTCCTCGACAACGGCGCCCGCGACATGAGCGTCGACGGCGTCGATTTCGCCGACAACCACGGCGTCGGCATCAGCGCCGCCTCGGGCATCACCTCGGTCACCGACAGCACGTTCCACGACAACCAGGGCGAGGGCATCTGGTTCCAGGGCTTCGGCAATTTCAACGACAACACCTTCACGAGCTCGGGCTCGCAGACGCTGGGCATCAAGGGCTACCTCGACGGCAATGCGACCCTCGTCGGCAACACCAGCAGCTATACCGGCGCCGGCCCCGATCCCACCGCGCTGGCCGATCTGCAGGGCCACGGGCAGGTGTTCGCCACCGGCGACAGCGCCGCGCTGGTCACCGGGGCCAATGTCGGCGTGACCACGCCGGAGGACGGCAGCCCCGCCCATGTCGTCACGAGCGATCAGGGTGTCGCCCTGCCCGCCCTGGCGCCGATCACCGCGGCCACGACCGCCCCCGTGCCCGACAGCAACGGAACGGGACCGCTCGAGGGCGCGCTCGAGGCCGCGATGGCGGGCGGCTACGTGGCGCATCTCGACGCCCCCGCCTACACCGTCGATTCGCCCATCGTCATCAACGTCACCAGCGCCGACCAGGGGACGTTCGGCATCGATCTCGGCGGCGCCCGGATCCTGTCGCAGGTCGCCGGCGGCGAGCCGGTGATCGAGATCGTGGTCGCCCCGGGCGTCCATCTGAGCTCGCTCACGCTGTCGAACTTCTCGATCCAGGGCAATTTCGTCGAGGGCGACGGCATCAAGATCGTGGCCGACGGCGCCGACCGTGGCATCGGCACCCTCATCGTCGACAACGTGAATGTCGAGCACGTGGGCGGGATCGGGCTCGACGTCATCGGCAACGTGTCGCACGGGCAGATCGCCAACTCCTGGATGAACGGCAATCTGCAGGGCGGCGCGCGCTTTGCCGGCAGCCCGGCCGGTGGCGTGGCCGGCGACCTTGCCTGGGAGGGCGGCGGCTTTCGCCTGAACGGCGTCGCCGGCATGATCCTCGACAACGGCACGCACGACATGGTCGTGAAGGGCGCCTACTTCGTGGACAATCGCGGTCCCGGCATCGCCGCCACGTCCGGAATCACGCTGGTGCAGGAAAGCGGCTTCGAGAACAATGTCGACGCCGGCGCGATCGTCAACGGCCCGGCCAACTTCACCGATGTCAGCTTCTCCACCTGGGGCCCGCAGAGGATGTCCGTCGGCGGCTACCTGTCGGACGACAAGGTTACCCTGACCGGGGTCGGCAACGAGTATTACGGCTCGGGCGCGGACCCGACGGTGGTCGCGAACTTCCAGGGCAGCGGCACGGTCGCGGTCTCCGGCACGGGCACCGTCGTCACCGGTCCGGACGTCGCGGTGACCGGCGGCAGCCCGGTGCTGGATGGCTCGTTGCCGACCGACCCTGTCACCGTTCCCGAAGTCACGGCGGGGCTGGCGAACGACACGGGAACCTTCGCGACCGACCATGTCACCGCCGACGCCACACTCGTGGGCGCGGCCGAGGCCGGCGCCGTCGTGCATTTCACGGTCGACGGCAACCCGATTGCCGAAACCGCGACCGCCGACGCCCACGGCGCCTGGTCGTACATGCCGGTCGGCCTCGCGGACGGCGTGCACACGATCGTGGCCAGCGAGACCAATGCCGCCGGCACCGGCTCGGCCTCCCTCACCTTCACCCTCGATACCACGGCGCCGGCCCTGACCGGCACGTTCGCCGGCGACGGCTCCGCTCCGGAGCTGACGGGGACGGGCGATGCCGACGCCACGGTGCACTTCACCGTCGACGGCGGCGCCATCGCCGCGACCGCGATCGCCGATTCGAGTGGCGCCTGGTCCTTCACGCCGACGGGCCTCGCCGACGGCGCCCATATCGTGGTCGCGAGCGAGACCGATGCCGCCGGCAACACCGGCAGCGTCTCGCTCGCCTTCACGCTGCAGCCCCATCCCGAGGCCCCGGTGATCACCGGCATGGCTCCCGGCGACGGCATCGTGACGCTGAGCGGCAGCGGCGTGGCGGCGGGCGATGTCGTCGAATTCTACGACGGCAACAGCTGGATCGGCTGGACGAGGACCGACGCCGGCGGGCACTGGAGCTACGCTGCGTCGGCCGCCCCCGACGCACAGCATACGTTCGGCATCAACGAGTACGCCGCCAACGGCGTGCTCCACGGCGCCAACAAGGCGATCCTGGGCAGCACCGGGACCGACACGCTCGCCGGCACGACCGGCAACGACTTCATCCATGCCAACGCCGGCAACGACACGATCGTGGGCGGCGGCGGCGCCGATACGCTGACGGCAGGGCCGGGCAAGGTGACGTTCGCCTACCACGCCACGTCGGACTCGACACCCGGCGCGGCCGACACGATCACCGACTTCCGGTCCGGCGCCGACAAGATCGACTTCACCGCCATCGCCGGGATCGAGGCGGCCGGCGGCGTTCCGCAGTTCCAGGGCGACATCACCGGCAGCGGGAACCTGACCTTGAACGCGCACAGCGTCGCCTACCTCGAGGCCGGCGGGAACACGCACGTCCTCGTCAATACGACCAACGCCGCGCAGACCGTGACGGCGTCGGACATGCATGCGGCGGACATGGAGATCACGCTGGTAGGGGTGCATCTCGGCCTCACCGCGACCGACTTCCATCACAGTTGA
- a CDS encoding FAD-dependent oxidoreductase yields MTVDNYDVAVAGGGSAGVAAAVAAARTGARTVLVERAGCLGGASTLRNVLTYCGLYTLGETPRQAVAGIAEEVLQGLRRLGAVTGPQRHRGVFVVFDPEGVKRVLDVLCQDAGVDVLLHAFVTGATRAGDRIADLSYHGHAGPKTIRAKAFVDASGEGDLAWLAGASTRYGNDGAVNLGTLATRFGGIPPEVVITADQLGAAVQAARSRGKGPFSKDKSVITRLPLSGDIVCNLASEDYDPRDTRGMSAAERRGREQAWAYLEVIRGLPGCEKAYLASTGPDFGTRESRHIDGRYQLTWQDVVAGKEMSDGIALGAWGVEWHDRRTFESSFVYPPDMGVYEIPLGCLMSIDTPNLFAAGRIADGDRKAGASLRVMGTAFATGQAAGVAAAQFARHGRIDADEVRAILRAGGALIERTQLPAH; encoded by the coding sequence ATGACGGTCGATAACTATGACGTCGCCGTGGCGGGCGGCGGCAGCGCGGGCGTGGCGGCGGCGGTCGCGGCGGCGCGGACCGGCGCACGGACCGTGCTGGTCGAGAGGGCGGGCTGCCTCGGCGGCGCCTCGACCCTGCGCAACGTCCTCACCTATTGCGGGCTCTATACGCTGGGCGAGACGCCGCGCCAGGCGGTGGCCGGCATCGCCGAGGAGGTGCTGCAAGGCCTGCGCCGGCTGGGCGCGGTGACCGGGCCGCAGCGCCATCGCGGCGTGTTCGTCGTGTTCGATCCCGAAGGCGTGAAGCGTGTGCTCGACGTCCTCTGCCAGGACGCGGGCGTGGACGTGCTGCTGCATGCCTTCGTCACCGGCGCCACGCGCGCCGGCGACCGCATCGCCGATCTTTCCTACCACGGCCATGCGGGACCGAAGACCATTCGGGCCAAGGCTTTCGTCGATGCGAGCGGCGAGGGCGACCTCGCCTGGCTGGCGGGCGCCTCGACGCGCTACGGCAACGACGGCGCGGTCAATCTCGGCACGCTGGCCACGCGCTTCGGCGGCATCCCGCCCGAGGTCGTCATCACCGCCGACCAGCTCGGCGCCGCCGTGCAGGCCGCACGCAGCCGTGGCAAAGGCCCGTTCAGCAAGGACAAGAGCGTCATCACGCGGCTCCCGCTCTCGGGCGATATCGTCTGCAACCTCGCCTCGGAAGACTACGATCCGCGCGACACGCGCGGCATGAGCGCCGCCGAACGCCGTGGCCGCGAGCAGGCCTGGGCCTATCTCGAAGTGATCCGCGGGCTTCCCGGCTGCGAGAAGGCCTATCTCGCCTCGACCGGTCCCGACTTCGGCACGCGCGAGTCGCGCCATATCGATGGGCGCTACCAGCTCACCTGGCAGGACGTGGTGGCCGGCAAGGAGATGAGCGACGGCATCGCGCTCGGCGCCTGGGGCGTCGAATGGCACGACCGCCGGACATTCGAAAGCAGCTTCGTCTATCCGCCCGACATGGGCGTCTACGAGATTCCGCTCGGCTGCCTGATGAGCATCGACACGCCCAACCTGTTCGCCGCCGGCCGCATCGCCGACGGCGACCGGAAGGCAGGCGCCAGCCTGCGTGTCATGGGCACCGCCTTCGCCACCGGCCAGGCGGCCGGCGTGGCGGCGGCGCAGTTCGCCCGGCACGGGCGCATCGACGCCGACGAGGTGCGGGCCATCCTGCGCGCCGGCGGCGCCCTGATCGAGCGGACGCAGCTGCCCGCACACTGA
- a CDS encoding type I secretion system permease/ATPase produces MPRPPSELTSLLRSGGRYFATAGAFSLAINLLYLAGPIYMLQAYDRVVSSGSKVTLLMLTLALLLAYAALAGLDIVRARVLARASLRLDREIAPRLVTAIIDRPDLAGNARSQLLREFDGLRQFMTGVGIHAVLDLPWAPIYIAVAFLLHWTLGVFALGGAVLLLLMALLNELLVRAPLAEANAAAARSYGFAEASLGNAEVVRAMGMTAGLIGCWARERQHMLGSQIAASDRAAGLQSAIRFLRLSMQSLILGLGAWLVIERDATAGAMFAASLLLGRALQPIEQIVGAWRGFVSARGTLRRLGALFAAAPARTPDLVLPRPSGRLAVEGLTAAVAGHPTPILRAVSFGLEPGEVLGVIGPSGAGKSTLARHLVGVTAPVAGAVRLDGADVASWSRGTLGRHVGYLPQDIALFPGTVAANINRFQPGDDAATLSAAEMAGVHDLVLRLPAGYDTPIGDGGAVLSGGFRQRLALARAVYGDPSLVVLDEPNSNLDAEGDAALAACIRALKRRGTTVVLISHRPTTLGVVDKLLVLKDGMAAMFGPRAEVLAQLARPQAVPPVRAA; encoded by the coding sequence GTGCCCAGGCCTCCTTCCGAGCTCACGTCCCTGCTGCGCTCCGGCGGACGCTACTTCGCCACCGCCGGCGCCTTCAGCCTCGCGATCAACCTCCTCTACCTCGCGGGGCCGATCTACATGCTTCAGGCCTACGACCGCGTGGTGTCGAGCGGCAGCAAGGTGACGCTCCTGATGCTCACCCTCGCCCTGCTGCTCGCCTACGCCGCTCTGGCAGGGCTCGACATTGTGCGCGCCCGGGTGCTGGCGCGCGCAAGCCTTCGGCTCGACCGCGAGATCGCGCCGCGCCTCGTGACCGCGATCATCGATCGGCCCGATCTCGCGGGCAACGCGCGCAGCCAGCTCCTGCGCGAATTCGACGGCCTGCGCCAGTTCATGACCGGCGTCGGCATCCACGCCGTGCTCGATCTGCCCTGGGCGCCGATCTACATCGCCGTGGCTTTCCTGCTGCATTGGACGCTCGGCGTGTTCGCGCTGGGCGGCGCCGTCCTGCTGCTCCTCATGGCGCTCCTGAACGAGCTCCTGGTGCGCGCGCCGCTGGCCGAGGCCAACGCCGCCGCGGCCCGCAGCTACGGCTTCGCGGAGGCGAGTCTCGGCAATGCCGAGGTCGTGCGCGCCATGGGCATGACGGCCGGCCTGATCGGGTGCTGGGCGCGCGAACGCCAGCACATGCTGGGTTCTCAGATCGCGGCCAGCGACCGCGCGGCGGGCCTGCAGAGCGCCATCCGCTTCCTGCGGCTTTCCATGCAGTCGCTGATCCTGGGGCTGGGGGCATGGCTCGTGATCGAGCGCGACGCCACTGCGGGCGCGATGTTCGCGGCCAGCCTGCTGCTCGGCCGCGCGCTGCAGCCGATCGAGCAGATCGTGGGCGCGTGGCGCGGCTTCGTCTCGGCGCGGGGAACGCTGAGGCGGCTCGGCGCCCTCTTCGCGGCCGCGCCGGCGCGCACGCCCGACCTCGTGCTGCCCCGTCCATCGGGCCGGTTGGCGGTGGAGGGTCTGACAGCGGCGGTCGCCGGCCATCCGACACCGATCCTGCGCGCCGTATCGTTCGGCCTCGAGCCCGGCGAGGTGCTGGGGGTGATCGGCCCTTCGGGCGCCGGCAAGTCGACGCTGGCGCGCCATCTCGTGGGCGTGACGGCGCCCGTGGCGGGCGCGGTGCGGCTCGACGGCGCCGATGTCGCATCGTGGTCGCGCGGCACGCTCGGCCGGCATGTCGGCTACCTGCCGCAGGACATCGCGCTTTTCCCCGGCACCGTCGCCGCCAACATCAACCGCTTCCAGCCGGGCGACGATGCCGCGACCCTGAGCGCCGCGGAGATGGCGGGCGTGCACGATCTCGTGCTGCGCTTGCCGGCGGGCTACGACACGCCGATCGGCGATGGCGGCGCCGTGCTGTCGGGCGGCTTCCGCCAGCGGCTGGCGCTCGCGCGCGCCGTCTACGGCGATCCGAGCCTGGTCGTGCTCGACGAGCCGAACTCCAATCTCGACGCCGAGGGCGATGCGGCGCTGGCCGCGTGCATTCGCGCGCTCAAGCGCCGCGGCACGACGGTCGTGCTGATCTCGCATCGACCGACCACGCTCGGCGTCGTCGACAAGCTCCTGGTGCTGAAGGACGGCATGGCGGCGATGTTCGGCCCCCGGGCCGAGGTGCTGGCGCAGCTCGCACGGCCCCAGGCGGTCCCGCCCGTGAGGGCCGCATGA